Part of the Myxococcota bacterium genome is shown below.
GTTGCGCTCGAACTTCTCCTTGGACATCGCTCTTGTGTTTCCCTCGTGTGACCTGTGAGTGAGTGAGTCGGATTCTTGGTGAGCCCATGGGCGGAGTCGAACCGCCGACCTCATCCTTACCAAGGATGCGCTCTAACCACCTGAGCTACATGGGCGGGATTTCCTGGTGGAGCGGGAAACGGGGCTCGAACCCGCGACCCCAAGCTTGGAAGGCTTGTGCTCTAGCCAACTGAGCTATTCCCGCCCGAAACTTCTTTGTGTATGCCTCCGAGACCGGCTGAGCCGCCTGGCGCGTGGTGGAGAGGGGAGGATTCGAACCTCCGAAGGCGTGAGCCAACGGGTTTACAGCCCGTCCCAGTTGACCGCTTTGGTACCTCTCCGGAGGGTTCTCGAGCCTGCGCGGTCACTCGACCGCGAGTCACTTCGTTCCGTCCGCGCACAAAAAGATCCCGCCCCGCCGAGCACCCCGATTCCTCCGCGGCGCAGTACGAATCCCGATGCTTTTCCGTGTAACCCGTGCTGTGTCGACCCGCCGGCGTGGTGCAGGTGCCGAGTTGCCGCTCCGACGCCCTGGGCGCGGAGCTGGCGAGGGGACTCGAACCTCCAACCTGCTGATTACAAATCAGCTGCTCTACCGATTGAGCTACGCCAGCGCAAGCGGCGATTGTATCAGGAGGTTTTCGCCGTGCCAGCAAACTCCGCGCCGACGGCGGAGCGCCGGGCCTCGGCCGTCCTGAACAAAAGATAGGCAGCCGCCGCGGCCACTCCCAAGGACGCGATTTTGCCCTGGAGCGGAATACCCACCACCGCGGTCGCGAGCTTCCGGATCCCGGCGCGCACTCCGAGATCCTCACTCCCGAACACCCAGACGAGGTCGGACTGGAGCGTCATGGTCGGAAGCTCGACGAGGGGAACACCTCCCGCATCCGCGACCAGGAGCGCCAGCCCCTCGCTGCGACCCAGGTCGAGCGCGCGCGCCAGGTTCGGCGCGCGGCCCACGCGCAGGTGCTCGAGCGCGCCCGCGCTCGCGCGCAGCGCGCCGGCCGAGATCGGCGGCGAGTGGCGGTGCTCGAGCACGAGGCCGCCTACACCCGCTCCCTCCGCGCTGCGCGCGATGCTCCCCAGGTTCCCGACGTCGGTCACGCGGTCGAGCGCCACGAGGAAGCGCGGCGACGGCGCCGCCAGCAGCGCCTCCGCCTCTTCCTCCGGATAGGGATCCGCTTCGGCGTGCACGAACCCGCCGCGCTCGGCGACCCGCCGGGCGATGCCCCGCTCCGCGAGCAGCGTCTCGAGCTCGCGCCGCGCCGCGCTGCCGTCTCCCTCCGGGAGGTGGACGGCGTGCACGCGGCGCCGGCCAGCGCGAATGGCCTCGATGACTGGTCGCGTGCCTTCGATCAAGGCAAAGTTCGCCGGGCCCGCCATCGCGCTCACTCTACTCCGGGGACCGCCGCCGTGACTTCCCTCGCCCACCTGCTCGACGCGCTCCCGCTCGACT
Proteins encoded:
- a CDS encoding RNA methyltransferase; its protein translation is MAGPANFALIEGTRPVIEAIRAGRRRVHAVHLPEGDGSAARRELETLLAERGIARRVAERGGFVHAEADPYPEEEAEALLAAPSPRFLVALDRVTDVGNLGSIARSAEGAGVGGLVLEHRHSPPISAGALRASAGALEHLRVGRAPNLARALDLGRSEGLALLVADAGGVPLVELPTMTLQSDLVWVFGSEDLGVRAGIRKLATAVVGIPLQGKIASLGVAAAAAYLLFRTAEARRSAVGAEFAGTAKTS